GTGGGCGCCGAGCGCGACCAGCGAGCGGATGCCGGTGAGCGCGAGCGGGCGCATCAGCCCGCCACGAGCGACGAGGCCCGGGTGGGCTGGCCCGGGATGATGAGCTTGCGCGCGACGCCGTTGCGGTTGTCGTCCCAGAGCATCCACGGGCAGTCGCCGCGGGCGAACATCTCCTCCAGTTCGGCGCGGTCCTTGAACGTGTCCGCGGCGCGCCAGAACCCGTCGTACCGCTGGGCCTGCAGTTTGCCCTGGGGGATCAGCCGGTCGAACGCGTGCGGGACCATGTCCTCGCCCTCGTGCAGGTACTCGAAGATGTCCGGCTTCATCACGAAGAATCCGCCGTTCTCGTACTGCATCAGGTCGCGGACCTCGCGGACGCGGGTGACCAGGCCGTTGTCGCCCATCTCGACCACGTGGTGGGTGGAGACCGGCGGGACCGCGAGCATGCTGACCACGGCGCCGCTGTCGCGGAACGACGCGACGGAGGTGTCCAGGTCCGAGGCGGTCAGCGTGTCCGCGTAGTTGGCCAGGAAGATCTCCTCGTCCTGGACGTGCTCGCGGACCTTCATCAGCCGCTCGCCGATGGTGGCGCGCAGGCCGGTGTCGATGAACGTGATGTTCCAGTCGCTGATGTCGGTGGAGAACATCCGGATGTCCCGGCCGCCACCGGTCAGCGTGAAGTCGTTGGAGATCGTCTCGTCGTACCGGAGGAAGTAGTCCTTGACCGCGGCCGCGCCGTAGCCCAGGCAGAGGATGAAGTCCTTGTGCCCGAAGTGGGCGTAGTACCGCATCACGTGCCAGAGCAGGGGGCGGTCGCCGATCAGCTGCATCGGCTTGGGGGCCGAGGCGGCGCCTTCCCGCATGCGCATGCCGAAACCACCGCAGAAGAGGACGACCTTCACGCTGTACTGCCTTTCGTTCCGAAGCTCACCGAGAAACCGTCAGACCACATCGAGGTGCGGGATCGGGAAGACCAGACGGCCACCCCATTCCCGGACGTACGCGAGCTGGTTGCTGATCTCCGTGCGCAGGTTCCACGGCAGTACCAGCACGTAGTCCGGCTTGTCCTGCGCGACGCGCTCCGGCGCGTGGATCGGGATGTGCGTGCCCGGCAGGAACATGCCCTGCTTGTGCGGGTTCCGGTCGACCGTGTACGCCAGCAGGTCGGACCGGATGCCGGCGTGGTTGAGCAGCGTGTTGCCCTTGCCCGGCGCGCCGTACCCGACCACGGTCTTGCCCTCGGCCCGCGCGGTCAGCAGGAACTCGACCAGCTCGCGCTTGACCTGGAAGACCGCCTTCGCGAAGCCCTTGTGGCCCTCGACCGTGTGCAGCCCGGCCTCCGCCTCCGCGTCGAGCACGGACTTGACGTTGGTGGACGGCTCGCCGGCGGCCGCGGCGTGCCGCGCGTGCACGCGCAGCGAGCCACCGTGGCTGGACAGTTCCTCCACGTCGACCACGGCCAGGCCGGCGGTGGCGAGCGCGCGCCGCGCGGTCAGCAGCGTCAGGTAGTGGTAGTGCTCGTGGTAGATCGTGTCGAACTGGTTGCGCTCGATCAGCCGCAGCAGGTGCGGGAACTCCAGCGTGACCAGGCCCTCCGGCTTGACCAGCGCGGCCAGCCCGGCGCTGAATCCGACCAGGTCCGGGATGTGCGCGTAGACGTTGTTGCCGGCGACCAGGTCGGCCCGGCCGTACCGCTCGGCCAGCGCGGCGCCGGTGTCGGCACCCAGGAACTCCGATTCGGTACGGATGCCCTTCTCGCGCGCGACCGCGGCGATGTTCGCGGCCGGCTCGACGCCGAGCACCGGGATGCCGGCCGCGACGAAGTGCTGGAGCAGGTAGCCGTCGTTGCTGGCGACCTCGGTGACCAGGCTGTCCGGGCCGAGGCCGAGCCGCTCGGTCATCGTCTCGGCGTAGCGGCGGGCGTGCTCGACCCAGGAGGTGGAGTAGGACGAGAAGTACGCGTAGTCGCTGAAGATGTCCTCGCCCGGCACGTACGCCGGCAGTTGCACCAGAAGGCACTCGGAACAGATCCGCACGTGCAACGGGTAGAAGGACTCCCGCGCGTCGATCTGGTCGGCACGGAGAAAGCTTTCGCAGAGCGGTGACATGCCCAGATCGACAAACGTCTCGGTGAGTGCGTTTCCACACAGCCGGCACGGGATAGCGTCCATAACTCCCACCTTGATCACGGCCAGGACCCGGCAACGGTAATTAGCGGTACCAGGGCATGCGAACCGGAAGTAAGAAATCCGTCACTCAGGCCTGTGACCTGCAGTGTTCGGTCGCAAGTGTGCCACGCGACGGTCGCGGGAAATGGAGAAGATCACCGAAACGTCACCGGATTGCCACAACGTCCTTTTCGGCGCAATTGTCGAGGGTTG
This genomic window from Catenuloplanes niger contains:
- a CDS encoding class I SAM-dependent methyltransferase, producing the protein MDAIPCRLCGNALTETFVDLGMSPLCESFLRADQIDARESFYPLHVRICSECLLVQLPAYVPGEDIFSDYAYFSSYSTSWVEHARRYAETMTERLGLGPDSLVTEVASNDGYLLQHFVAAGIPVLGVEPAANIAAVAREKGIRTESEFLGADTGAALAERYGRADLVAGNNVYAHIPDLVGFSAGLAALVKPEGLVTLEFPHLLRLIERNQFDTIYHEHYHYLTLLTARRALATAGLAVVDVEELSSHGGSLRVHARHAAAAGEPSTNVKSVLDAEAEAGLHTVEGHKGFAKAVFQVKRELVEFLLTARAEGKTVVGYGAPGKGNTLLNHAGIRSDLLAYTVDRNPHKQGMFLPGTHIPIHAPERVAQDKPDYVLVLPWNLRTEISNQLAYVREWGGRLVFPIPHLDVV
- a CDS encoding sugar phosphate nucleotidyltransferase, coding for MKVVLFCGGFGMRMREGAASAPKPMQLIGDRPLLWHVMRYYAHFGHKDFILCLGYGAAAVKDYFLRYDETISNDFTLTGGGRDIRMFSTDISDWNITFIDTGLRATIGERLMKVREHVQDEEIFLANYADTLTASDLDTSVASFRDSGAVVSMLAVPPVSTHHVVEMGDNGLVTRVREVRDLMQYENGGFFVMKPDIFEYLHEGEDMVPHAFDRLIPQGKLQAQRYDGFWRAADTFKDRAELEEMFARGDCPWMLWDDNRNGVARKLIIPGQPTRASSLVAG